The following are from one region of the Carcharodon carcharias isolate sCarCar2 chromosome 27, sCarCar2.pri, whole genome shotgun sequence genome:
- the LOC121270502 gene encoding zinc finger protein 3-like, whose translation MERKSTVHSGEKLYTCPVCGRGFNQSAGLSRHKRSHTGEKPWKCGDCGKGFNYPSELETHRRSHTGERPFPCSKCGKGFTQLSGLLTHQRVHTGEKPYACSECGKGFTRSSQLLTHQRVHSDKREFKCPDCEKSFKSPHSLTKHQRIHIGSTPLTTPFSCSECGKRFRGSSNLLKHQRIHTGERPFTCSECGKGFTNSSNLLRHQHVHTDERPFRCPDCGKCFKSSGELISHQRVHTDERPFKCSHCGTGFRRSAELSVHQRVHTGEGLFTCSVCGKGFTRLSHLTSHQLVHTDKRPFQCSDCGKRFKSSHVLMRHQQVHTGERPFTCSVCERRFTQSSILLRHQRVHTGERPFTCSVCEKRFTQSSSLQKHLRVHK comes from the coding sequence atggaaagGAAAAGCACTGTTCACAGCGGAGAGAAACTGTACACGTGTCCTGTGTGCGGAAGAGGCTTCAACCAATCAGCTGGGCTGTCTCGGCACAAGCGCAGTCACACgggggagaaaccgtggaaatgtggggactgtgggaagggattcaattaccCGTCCGAACTCGAAACTCATCGGCgcagtcacaccggggagaggccattcccctgctccaagtgtgggaagggattcactcagctaTCCggtctgctgacacaccagcgagttcacactggggagaagccgtacgcctgctctgagtgtgggaagggattcactcggtcatcccaactactgacacaccagcgagttcacagtgaCAAGAGAGAGTTTAAATGCCCCGACTGTGAAAAGAGCTTtaagagcccacattcactgacaAAACACCAGCGCATTCACATCGGTTCCACACCGCTCACCACACCATTcagctgctccgagtgtgggaagagattcagggGATCCTCCAACCTGTTGaaacaccaacgcattcacactggggagagaccgttcacctgctccgagtgtgggaagggatttactaaTTCATCCAACCTGTTGAGACACCAGCATGTTCACACAGATGAGAGACCTTTTAGatgcccagactgtgggaagtgcttCAAAAGTTCCGGGGAACTCAtatcccatcaacgtgttcacactgacgagagaccgttcaagtgctctcactgcgggactgggttcaggcgatCAGCGGAACTCAGtgtgcaccagcgagttcacaccggggaggggctgttcacctgctcggtgtgtgggaagggattcactcgtcTATCCCATCTCACTTCACATCAGCTTGTTCACACAGACAAGAGACCATTTcaatgctctgactgtgggaagcgTTTTAAAAGCAGCCATGTTCTgatgagacaccagcaagttcacaccggggagaggccattcacctgctctgtgtgtgagaggagattcACCCAGTCGTCCattctgctgagacaccagcgagttcacaccggggagaggccattcacctgctcagtgtgtgagaagagattcactcagtcatccagcctaCAGAAACATCTGCGAGTTCACAAGTGA